In Prochlorococcus marinus str. GP2, a single window of DNA contains:
- the pyrC gene encoding dihydroorotase, whose amino-acid sequence MKTLTIIKPDDWHLHLREGLVLKNIIHFTSEFFGRAIVMPNTKTPIKSVERAISYKKSIVEALPESSKFEPLMTMYLTDDTDKEELINGFNNNIFFAAKLYPANGTTNSSHGVKKIENLYKIFELMQDSGMPLLIHGEVTDSDVDVFDREEVFIDRELFPIVKRFPKLKIVLEHITTAYAVDFVQENNIGATITPHHLHINRNAMFFGGLNSDFYCLPVAKREKNRIALRKAATSGKECFFLGTDSAPHLRKWKAFCGCAGIFNSPVAIASYLKAFEEENALENFEKFASLNGPNFYNVPINKEKLKLVSRSNKILEFIDVVEEKNIVGQIKPFHAGETLQWQVEGIVN is encoded by the coding sequence GATTGGCATTTACATTTAAGAGAAGGTCTTGTATTAAAAAATATCATTCACTTTACTTCCGAATTTTTTGGAAGAGCAATCGTTATGCCTAATACTAAAACTCCCATTAAATCTGTTGAAAGAGCTATCTCTTACAAAAAATCTATTGTTGAAGCGTTACCAGAAAGTTCTAAGTTTGAACCACTAATGACAATGTATCTTACAGATGATACTGATAAAGAAGAACTAATAAATGGTTTCAATAATAATATCTTTTTTGCAGCAAAATTGTATCCTGCAAATGGTACTACCAATTCCAGTCATGGAGTAAAAAAAATAGAAAATCTATATAAGATTTTTGAATTAATGCAAGATTCTGGAATGCCTCTTTTAATTCATGGGGAAGTGACTGATTCTGATGTGGATGTATTTGATCGAGAGGAAGTTTTTATAGATAGAGAGCTTTTCCCAATAGTTAAAAGATTTCCAAAATTAAAAATCGTTTTAGAACATATCACCACTGCTTATGCTGTGGATTTTGTTCAAGAAAATAATATTGGAGCAACTATCACTCCCCATCATTTGCATATAAATAGAAATGCAATGTTTTTTGGAGGCTTAAATAGCGACTTTTACTGTTTACCAGTCGCTAAAAGGGAGAAAAATAGAATAGCTTTAAGGAAAGCTGCAACTAGTGGGAAAGAATGTTTCTTCTTGGGAACTGATTCTGCTCCACATCTTAGAAAGTGGAAGGCTTTTTGCGGTTGTGCTGGAATTTTTAATTCGCCAGTTGCAATAGCAAGCTATTTGAAAGCATTTGAAGAGGAAAATGCTTTAGAAAATTTTGAGAAGTTTGCAAGTTTGAATGGCCCCAACTTTTATAATGTACCCATTAACAAGGAAAAATTAAAACTGGTGTCTAGGTCTAATAAAATTTTAGAATTTATTGATGTTGTTGAAGAAAAAAATATTGTTGGACAAATAAAACCATTTCACGCAGGTGAAACTTTACAATGGCAAGTCGAAGGGATAGTAAATTAA
- the ndhL gene encoding NAD(P)H-quinone oxidoreductase subunit L, which translates to MENILNNSFFTLIAYVGVISLYLLVVPLLLFYWMNNRWNDMGKFERLGIYGLVFLFFPGLILFSPFLNLRLKGSNKG; encoded by the coding sequence ATGGAAAATATTTTAAATAATTCATTCTTTACCTTAATTGCCTATGTTGGGGTTATTTCTTTATATTTATTAGTTGTTCCGTTATTACTATTTTACTGGATGAATAATAGATGGAATGATATGGGTAAATTTGAGAGATTAGGAATTTACGGACTAGTATTTCTTTTTTTTCCAGGTTTAATTTTATTTTCCCCATTTTTAAATCTTAGATTAAAAGGAAGTAATAAAGGGTAA
- a CDS encoding DUF3007 family protein, translating into MTKGKVVQIGIFVSLLGLVSYKLAPKIGIDNFAASTISNCILILIVIFWVSSYVYRVLNGKMTFMEQRKRYRKKYEKVVNDKLEAQFNELSKEEQEKLMEDLEKNP; encoded by the coding sequence TTGACTAAAGGTAAAGTTGTTCAAATAGGAATTTTTGTATCATTATTAGGATTAGTAAGTTACAAATTAGCACCTAAAATTGGCATCGATAATTTTGCAGCTAGTACTATTTCCAATTGCATCTTAATTCTGATTGTTATTTTTTGGGTTTCATCCTACGTTTATAGAGTTTTAAATGGAAAAATGACTTTTATGGAACAAAGGAAACGTTATAGAAAAAAATATGAAAAAGTTGTTAATGATAAACTAGAAGCTCAGTTCAATGAATTGTCAAAAGAAGAGCAAGAAAAACTAATGGAAGATTTAGAAAAAAATCCATAA
- the trpA gene encoding tryptophan synthase subunit alpha, with protein sequence MKENKMQMFKNESSSKVDEKFNELKNNKKLALMPFIMAGDPNIEKTSEILLALQENGADLIELGIPYSDPLADGPTIQLSAYRALNSGTTPIKVIALLESLKGKLNIPIVLFTYLNPLLCFGFEKFCEIASNAGVSGLIIPDLPLEEAYKFSEIVSTHSMDLILLVAPTTPFERMKKISNHTKGFIYLVSVTGVTGERNKMENRVENLITKLKKINSNPIAVGFGISTPDHVNKVREWGADGVIIGSAFVKRISNSSAKDVVNHVGNFCKDMRLAADQKS encoded by the coding sequence ATGAAAGAAAACAAAATGCAAATGTTCAAAAATGAATCTTCATCAAAGGTAGATGAGAAGTTTAATGAGTTAAAAAATAATAAAAAATTAGCTTTAATGCCTTTCATAATGGCTGGAGACCCCAATATTGAAAAAACATCCGAGATATTATTAGCGTTGCAAGAAAATGGCGCTGACCTTATTGAATTGGGAATCCCATATAGTGATCCTCTCGCAGACGGACCTACTATTCAACTATCTGCATATCGGGCACTAAATTCAGGGACTACACCAATAAAAGTAATTGCTCTTTTAGAGTCTTTAAAAGGTAAATTAAATATTCCCATCGTACTTTTTACTTACTTAAATCCTCTGTTATGTTTTGGCTTTGAGAAATTTTGTGAGATAGCCTCCAATGCTGGAGTTTCTGGACTTATAATTCCTGATCTACCTTTAGAGGAAGCTTATAAATTTTCTGAAATAGTTAGTACCCATTCAATGGACTTGATTCTACTGGTAGCTCCAACAACTCCTTTTGAAAGAATGAAAAAAATTTCTAATCATACGAAAGGTTTTATTTATTTAGTTAGCGTTACTGGTGTTACTGGCGAGAGAAACAAAATGGAAAATAGAGTAGAAAATCTTATTACTAAATTAAAAAAAATAAATTCTAATCCTATTGCTGTTGGTTTTGGAATATCCACACCTGATCATGTTAATAAAGTCCGAGAATGGGGAGCTGATGGAGTAATTATTGGCAGTGCATTTGTAAAACGAATTTCTAATTCAAGTGCAAAAGATGTAGTTAATCATGTTGGTAACTTTTGTAAAGATATGCGTTTAGCTGCTGATCAAAAAAGTTAA
- a CDS encoding AbrB family transcriptional regulator, translating to MLTGSELLSKVKELVDVSKSDLVRACGYVSTKKNGAERLNFTAFYEALLEAKGINLGDSGVAGIGKGGRKLSYIAKVQGNGNLLIGKAYTALLDLKVGDEFEIKLGRKQIRLLPTAESQK from the coding sequence ATGCTCACTGGTAGCGAACTTCTTTCAAAAGTTAAAGAACTTGTGGACGTTAGTAAGTCTGACCTTGTTCGCGCTTGTGGATATGTTTCCACTAAGAAAAATGGGGCTGAACGCCTAAACTTCACCGCATTTTATGAAGCACTTCTAGAAGCAAAAGGAATCAATCTAGGTGATTCTGGAGTCGCAGGTATTGGCAAAGGCGGAAGAAAACTAAGTTACATAGCTAAAGTACAAGGAAATGGGAACCTTTTAATTGGGAAAGCATATACAGCACTTCTAGATCTGAAAGTAGGTGACGAATTCGAAATTAAGCTTGGAAGAAAACAAATAAGATTATTACCCACTGCAGAATCTCAAAAGTAA
- a CDS encoding YciI family protein translates to MEKFVVFGKYCDEAIVKREPFREKHLNRLKNLKDQNILVTLGPTKCTKYLFGIFNVNNEKQLRDLIEEDIYWKKGIWTNYDIYPWIQAF, encoded by the coding sequence ATGGAAAAGTTTGTAGTTTTTGGAAAGTATTGCGATGAAGCAATAGTTAAAAGGGAACCATTTAGAGAAAAACATCTAAATAGACTTAAAAACTTAAAAGATCAGAATATTTTAGTTACTTTAGGACCAACAAAATGTACTAAATATTTGTTTGGAATTTTTAATGTTAATAATGAAAAACAATTAAGAGATCTTATTGAGGAAGATATATATTGGAAAAAAGGTATATGGACTAATTATGATATATATCCCTGGATTCAGGCTTTTTAA
- a CDS encoding YkvA family protein has protein sequence MKENYKGQEKIYDAEVLESSTFDENIIIKILIKAGKTIAKPALEVLEMAVDPFTPAQVRVSLMAALAYLIMPFDLFPDFMPLVGFSDDFVALTAVLSIWSKYMTPSIRARAEKKLNKLFPFY, from the coding sequence ATGAAAGAAAATTACAAAGGCCAAGAAAAAATTTATGATGCTGAAGTATTAGAAAGTTCAACATTTGATGAGAATATCATCATCAAAATTCTTATTAAAGCAGGAAAAACAATTGCCAAGCCTGCCTTAGAAGTTTTAGAAATGGCAGTTGACCCTTTCACTCCAGCACAAGTAAGGGTTTCGTTGATGGCTGCGCTAGCTTATTTAATTATGCCATTTGACCTTTTCCCAGACTTTATGCCACTTGTTGGTTTTAGTGATGATTTTGTAGCGCTCACAGCAGTACTTAGCATATGGAGCAAATATATGACTCCTTCAATAAGAGCAAGAGCAGAAAAAAAGCTTAATAAGTTATTTCCTTTTTATTGA
- a CDS encoding sigma-70 family RNA polymerase sigma factor, which translates to MSSLSDFLGEIGRHQLLTPERELTMGRKVQEMVLLVNRCQEAGGKGPACEYSEAERKKIKIGEKAKNEMITANLRLVVNLAKRYQGKGLELLDLIQEGTLGLTRAVEKYDPSRGHRFSTYAYWWIRQGLNRALSTQSRTIRIPVNINEKLTKLRSAKSKLMQLKGIPPKSEDLAEEMKITKEEIDELLSCELRSITVSLQGTVKSKSDPSELVDILPSDQTPPMELAELAERTASAWKLLDKANLTEKERKIVSLRFGLDGSNEWRTLAEVARHMSCSREYCRQVVQRALRKLRKAGIQNGLVDSIS; encoded by the coding sequence GTGAGTTCATTAAGCGATTTTCTTGGTGAAATAGGTCGTCATCAACTATTGACTCCTGAAAGAGAACTCACTATGGGCAGAAAAGTCCAAGAAATGGTTTTGCTTGTTAATAGATGTCAAGAGGCAGGTGGTAAAGGCCCTGCTTGTGAATATTCAGAAGCTGAAAGAAAAAAGATAAAAATAGGGGAAAAAGCTAAAAATGAAATGATAACGGCCAATCTAAGATTAGTAGTTAATCTTGCCAAGAGATACCAAGGAAAAGGACTTGAATTGCTTGACTTAATTCAAGAGGGAACATTAGGCCTTACAAGGGCGGTTGAGAAATATGATCCCTCAAGAGGACACAGATTTTCTACTTATGCTTATTGGTGGATCAGACAAGGCTTAAATAGAGCTTTATCCACTCAAAGTAGAACTATTAGGATACCTGTAAATATCAATGAAAAACTTACCAAATTAAGATCAGCAAAATCAAAGCTTATGCAACTTAAGGGCATTCCACCTAAAAGCGAGGATCTGGCTGAAGAAATGAAAATAACTAAAGAGGAAATTGATGAACTCTTATCTTGTGAATTAAGAAGTATTACTGTAAGTCTTCAAGGTACTGTTAAATCAAAGTCAGATCCCTCTGAATTGGTTGATATTCTTCCAAGCGATCAAACTCCTCCAATGGAGTTAGCGGAATTAGCCGAAAGGACCGCATCTGCTTGGAAGTTATTGGACAAAGCAAATTTAACTGAAAAAGAAAGAAAGATAGTTAGCCTAAGATTTGGTTTGGACGGTTCAAATGAGTGGAGAACCTTAGCTGAGGTGGCTAGACATATGAGTTGCAGTAGAGAATATTGCCGACAAGTCGTTCAGCGTGCCTTAAGAAAACTAAGAAAGGCCGGAATACAGAATGGATTAGTTGATAGTATAAGCTAA
- the hisIE gene encoding bifunctional phosphoribosyl-AMP cyclohydrolase/phosphoribosyl-ATP diphosphatase HisIE: MIYSTNFSIEDLRFDNNGLIPAIAQDWLDGSILMLAWMNKESLAMTLETKNVHYWSRSRSEIWRKGATSGSTQILKEIRFDCDNDALILLIEQNGSGACHTGEKSCFFNEIQINQNDKKEKKTTPFSNICSELFNTIHERSINPTEKSYTNHLLTKGSNTILKKIGEESAEFIMACKDNDKNSISNEAADLIYHLQVALKHKGVEWRDVLNVLESRRKN; the protein is encoded by the coding sequence ATGATTTATTCAACTAATTTTTCGATAGAGGACCTACGCTTTGATAATAATGGATTAATCCCTGCAATAGCACAAGATTGGCTTGACGGATCAATTCTTATGCTTGCTTGGATGAACAAAGAATCTTTGGCAATGACACTTGAAACCAAAAACGTTCATTACTGGAGTAGATCAAGATCTGAAATTTGGAGAAAAGGCGCTACAAGTGGAAGTACTCAAATACTTAAGGAGATAAGATTCGACTGTGATAATGATGCACTAATCCTTTTGATTGAACAAAATGGTTCAGGAGCATGTCACACAGGGGAAAAAAGTTGTTTTTTCAATGAAATCCAAATTAATCAAAATGATAAAAAAGAGAAAAAAACAACTCCTTTCTCAAATATTTGCTCTGAATTATTTAATACAATTCATGAAAGATCAATAAATCCAACAGAAAAAAGTTACACAAATCATTTATTAACAAAAGGCAGTAATACTATTTTGAAAAAAATAGGAGAAGAATCCGCAGAATTTATAATGGCTTGCAAAGATAATGATAAAAATTCAATCTCAAATGAGGCTGCTGATTTAATATATCATCTGCAAGTAGCTCTAAAGCATAAGGGGGTTGAGTGGAGAGATGTACTTAATGTTCTTGAATCAAGAAGAAAAAATTAA
- a CDS encoding 6-carboxytetrahydropterin synthase, producing MNIHSIKFSCSKSYEDFPCSHRQWRHQGHCRFVHGYSRSFTFWFTAKKLDHNGFVVDFSSLKPLENRLKEQFDHTFLINKDDPLLNYWEKLHDLDALDLRIMDNVGMEFTSELIWRWANEYLQDKDKGRTCCWKTESKENKSNKASFEEIPDWFKS from the coding sequence ATGAATATTCATTCTATAAAATTTTCATGCAGCAAAAGTTACGAGGATTTTCCCTGTTCACATAGGCAATGGCGCCATCAAGGCCACTGCAGATTTGTTCATGGATATTCCAGATCATTCACCTTTTGGTTCACTGCAAAAAAATTAGACCATAATGGTTTTGTTGTCGATTTTTCAAGTCTAAAGCCTCTAGAAAATAGACTAAAGGAGCAGTTTGACCATACTTTTTTAATAAATAAAGATGACCCTTTGTTGAATTACTGGGAAAAATTACATGACTTAGATGCTTTAGATCTGAGAATTATGGATAATGTGGGAATGGAGTTCACTTCTGAATTAATTTGGAGATGGGCTAATGAATACTTGCAGGATAAGGATAAGGGTAGAACATGTTGTTGGAAAACGGAATCAAAAGAAAATAAATCTAATAAAGCAAGTTTTGAGGAAATTCCTGATTGGTTCAAATCTTAG
- a CDS encoding ATP-dependent Clp protease ATP-binding subunit encodes MKIVPSEFSNSAWNCFIFAKEIAYKNYQQNVDSDNLLLALIKDDNITKKILKKNNVNFKDLEREIISSLNTKAKMKNQQDNLYIGDSLHKVFLKANDIKNTLDDLVISTEHLVYGFTYDKKYGFKILNQKGIPEFLETLKKMKSDPAIKNEFDISNESLDKYGVDLTQSARDGILDPVIGRDEEIRRTIQILSRRTKNNPVLIGEPGVGKTAIVEGLAQRIINGDVPSALQNRKLISLDMGSLIAGAKYRGEFEERIKNVLKKVKESDGKIILFIDEIHTVVGAGASGGSLDASNLLKPMLARGELRCIGATTINEHKQNIEKDPALERRFQKIKIDSPSIDDTVSILRGLRERYEVHHSVRISDNALVAAATLSERYINDRFLPDKAIDLIDEAASRLNMVITSKPEEIDEIDRKVLQFEMEKLSLKRETDDFSIERLKKINTELISLKSRQAELGAQWKKEKNEIDEISTIKEEIESIQLQIEQAKRSFDLNKAAELEFGTLNSLQKKLKEKSDFLVNSHKKGETSLLRQEVTFDDIAEVVSKWTSIPVQNLNQSEKDKLLSLESILKEKIIGQDSAIRAVADSIKRSRTGLNDPNKPLASFLFLGPTGVGKTELSKVTAKFIFDSNSSITRLDMSEYMEKHSVSKIIGAPPGYLGFESGGQLTEAVRKNPYSLILLDEIEKAHKDIVDILLQVLDDGIITDGQGRTINFKNSIIVLTSNLGSQSINDLSVRKEDTNEIKKIVDNELKKFFKPEFLNRLDEIVIFNNLELNDIKEIAKIQLHNLEKRLNKKNLKFKITDDVINQLVENSFDYAYGARPLKRIIQKQIETKISNNILNNHYLKKDEINIYLANGQIIVD; translated from the coding sequence ATGAAAATAGTTCCAAGCGAATTCTCAAATTCTGCTTGGAACTGTTTTATTTTTGCCAAAGAAATTGCTTATAAAAATTATCAACAAAATGTAGACTCTGATAATTTATTATTAGCTCTTATAAAAGATGACAATATTACAAAAAAGATTTTAAAAAAAAATAATGTAAATTTCAAAGATCTTGAGAGAGAAATAATTTCTTCATTAAATACGAAGGCAAAAATGAAAAATCAACAAGATAATTTATATATTGGTGATTCTCTACATAAAGTATTTTTAAAAGCAAATGATATAAAAAATACTTTAGATGATTTAGTGATATCAACAGAACACTTAGTTTACGGTTTCACTTATGATAAGAAATATGGATTTAAAATCTTAAATCAAAAAGGTATTCCAGAATTTCTTGAAACTTTAAAGAAAATGAAATCAGATCCAGCAATAAAAAATGAATTTGATATTTCTAATGAGTCATTAGATAAATATGGTGTTGATCTAACCCAATCAGCAAGGGATGGGATCTTAGATCCTGTTATTGGAAGGGATGAAGAAATTAGAAGAACAATTCAAATACTGAGTAGAAGAACAAAAAATAATCCCGTTCTTATTGGAGAACCAGGGGTTGGTAAAACAGCCATCGTTGAAGGGTTGGCTCAAAGAATAATTAATGGCGATGTACCTTCTGCGCTACAAAATAGAAAACTAATTTCATTAGATATGGGTTCACTTATCGCTGGAGCAAAATATCGTGGAGAATTTGAAGAAAGGATTAAAAATGTCCTAAAGAAAGTAAAGGAATCAGACGGTAAGATCATTCTTTTTATTGATGAAATTCATACAGTGGTTGGTGCAGGCGCCAGTGGAGGTTCTTTAGATGCAAGCAACCTATTAAAACCAATGCTTGCAAGAGGAGAACTTAGATGTATTGGTGCTACAACCATTAATGAACATAAGCAAAATATAGAAAAAGATCCTGCTCTAGAACGAAGATTTCAGAAAATAAAAATTGATTCTCCTTCAATAGATGATACTGTATCAATATTAAGAGGACTGCGGGAAAGATACGAAGTTCATCATAGTGTGAGAATTTCTGATAATGCTTTGGTTGCAGCTGCCACCCTTAGCGAAAGATATATTAACGATAGATTTCTTCCTGACAAAGCAATAGATCTAATAGATGAAGCAGCCTCAAGATTAAATATGGTCATAACTTCCAAGCCGGAAGAAATTGATGAAATTGATCGAAAAGTTTTACAGTTTGAGATGGAAAAATTATCTCTAAAAAGAGAAACTGATGATTTTTCTATAGAAAGATTAAAAAAAATCAATACTGAACTTATATCACTTAAAAGTAGACAGGCAGAATTAGGCGCTCAATGGAAAAAAGAAAAAAATGAAATTGATGAAATTAGCACCATAAAAGAAGAAATTGAATCGATTCAACTACAAATAGAACAAGCCAAGAGGAGTTTTGACCTCAATAAAGCAGCAGAATTAGAATTTGGAACTTTAAATTCTTTACAAAAAAAATTGAAAGAAAAAAGTGATTTCTTAGTTAATTCTCACAAAAAAGGAGAGACGAGTCTTTTAAGGCAAGAGGTAACTTTCGATGATATTGCAGAAGTTGTCTCAAAATGGACCTCTATTCCAGTTCAGAACTTAAACCAGTCAGAAAAAGATAAGCTCTTAAGCCTCGAATCGATCCTTAAAGAAAAAATTATTGGTCAAGATAGTGCAATTAGGGCAGTTGCAGATTCCATTAAGAGATCAAGGACTGGGCTAAATGATCCAAACAAACCATTAGCCAGTTTCCTTTTTTTAGGTCCAACTGGTGTTGGGAAAACAGAGCTAAGTAAAGTAACAGCAAAATTTATATTCGATTCAAATTCTTCAATTACAAGACTTGATATGTCTGAATATATGGAAAAGCATTCAGTTAGCAAAATTATAGGTGCGCCTCCTGGATATTTAGGTTTCGAATCAGGAGGACAACTAACAGAAGCTGTTCGCAAAAATCCCTATTCATTAATACTTCTAGACGAAATAGAGAAAGCTCACAAAGATATCGTAGATATTCTTTTACAGGTTCTTGATGATGGAATCATTACTGATGGTCAAGGTCGTACAATCAATTTCAAAAATTCAATCATTGTTCTCACAAGTAATTTAGGAAGTCAATCAATAAATGATTTATCAGTTAGAAAAGAAGATACAAATGAAATCAAAAAAATTGTAGATAATGAACTCAAAAAATTTTTCAAGCCTGAGTTTTTGAATCGACTTGATGAAATAGTTATCTTTAATAATTTAGAATTAAATGACATAAAAGAAATTGCAAAAATCCAGCTTCACAATCTAGAAAAAAGACTTAACAAAAAAAACTTAAAATTTAAAATTACGGATGATGTTATTAACCAACTGGTTGAAAATAGTTTCGATTATGCCTATGGTGCCAGGCCGTTAAAAAGAATTATTCAAAAACAAATTGAGACAAAAATCTCAAACAATATATTGAATAATCATTACCTTAAAAAAGACGAGATTAATATTTATCTGGCTAATGGACAGATAATTGTTGATTAA
- the petE gene encoding plastocyanin has protein sequence MLRSIFAGLFAIVLTLGLGISSVSAKTVEVKLGTDAGMLAFEPSTVTISAGDTVKFVNNKLAPHNAVFDGHEELSHADLAFAPGESWEETFDTAGTYDYYCEPHRGAGMVGKVIVE, from the coding sequence ATGTTACGTTCAATCTTTGCAGGGTTATTTGCAATAGTTTTAACTCTAGGTCTAGGTATTTCATCAGTTTCAGCTAAGACTGTTGAAGTAAAACTTGGAACAGATGCAGGAATGCTTGCATTTGAACCAAGTACAGTAACCATTAGTGCTGGTGATACAGTTAAATTCGTCAATAATAAACTTGCCCCTCACAATGCTGTTTTTGATGGTCATGAGGAATTAAGTCATGCGGACCTAGCTTTTGCTCCAGGAGAGTCTTGGGAAGAAACATTTGATACTGCGGGAACTTATGATTACTATTGCGAGCCACACAGAGGTGCTGGAATGGTAGGTAAAGTTATTGTTGAATAA